One Dokdonia sp. Dokd-P16 genomic window carries:
- a CDS encoding sensor histidine kinase, translated as MYEFKLKNLAIIPLHIILWIVVWLFYIYFFSYAAANEEFVLYFATSLLPITITVTYIIAYYLIPKFLLEKRYLLFSTYLLYTIVGSLFLIIIITFINFIFLSNYDMKQMPLLTRNFLFVFILVYIIAGLVSLVQVLRYNYKAINRNTALEKKLLEGQLTLKEKELYYLKEQIHPHFLFNTLNTIYGAALTESKDTPDLILKLSNLLDYTLNQIEKKTVAISEEVLYISSYIGLEQVRFRDTLKVSFSKKIDNDIQVPPMLFIAFIENAFKHGSPHDTILHIVISLEVHDKQLHFSIKNTIKEDSSPKENHGLGMQNSTKRLDTLYPNAYTLNNHTSKGWYYLELNININ; from the coding sequence ATGTATGAATTCAAGCTTAAAAATCTTGCGATTATCCCATTACATATTATACTTTGGATAGTCGTATGGCTATTTTACATTTACTTTTTTAGCTATGCAGCAGCAAATGAAGAATTTGTACTATACTTTGCAACAAGTCTCTTGCCAATAACGATTACAGTAACTTATATTATAGCCTACTATTTAATTCCAAAGTTCTTGCTTGAAAAGCGCTATCTACTATTTAGCACCTACTTACTCTACACCATAGTTGGCTCGCTATTTCTTATTATCATTATCACTTTTATCAACTTCATATTTTTATCTAATTATGATATGAAGCAAATGCCATTACTCACTCGTAATTTTCTATTTGTATTCATACTTGTTTATATAATTGCTGGATTGGTATCACTTGTTCAAGTACTGCGATACAACTACAAAGCGATTAATCGAAATACAGCGTTAGAAAAGAAACTTCTAGAAGGTCAACTTACGCTCAAAGAGAAAGAACTTTATTACCTAAAAGAGCAAATCCACCCTCATTTTCTATTCAACACACTAAATACTATTTATGGCGCTGCACTAACAGAGTCTAAAGACACTCCTGACTTGATTTTAAAATTGTCCAATCTACTCGATTATACTCTTAATCAGATTGAGAAAAAAACTGTTGCAATCTCTGAAGAGGTGCTCTACATATCTTCTTATATAGGACTAGAGCAAGTGCGCTTTAGAGACACATTAAAAGTTTCATTCTCAAAAAAAATAGACAACGACATACAAGTGCCGCCAATGTTATTTATTGCATTTATTGAAAATGCATTTAAACATGGCAGTCCGCATGATACAATATTACACATCGTAATATCGCTTGAAGTCCATGATAAACAGCTACATTTTTCTATAAAAAATACAATCAAAGAAGATTCCTCTCCAAAGGAAAATCACGGACTAGGAATGCAAAATAGCACCAAGCGGCTGGATACTTTATATCCAAATGCTTATACCCTTAACAACCACACTTCAAAAGGATGGTATTACCTTGAGCTAAACATCAACATAAACTAA
- a CDS encoding MotA/TolQ/ExbB proton channel family protein, giving the protein MSQLIDRMNEGGPLFMYPILIVIIAIIALLVISLMGKRAKRPTSEIIGHLSLFAMMWGFLGSTLGLITAFDAIEGSGNISQPMMAGGLKVALLCTLFGLFTFVIGRLSMLVLTIKAQQEERIKV; this is encoded by the coding sequence ATGTCACAATTAATTGATCGCATGAACGAGGGAGGACCATTATTTATGTATCCTATTCTAATAGTAATTATTGCAATTATCGCCCTACTTGTAATTTCTCTTATGGGGAAAAGAGCTAAGAGGCCAACCTCAGAAATTATAGGTCACCTTAGTCTTTTTGCAATGATGTGGGGCTTTCTCGGTTCTACCTTGGGCTTAATTACAGCTTTTGATGCTATAGAAGGAAGCGGCAATATATCGCAACCCATGATGGCAGGCGGACTTAAAGTAGCATTGCTTTGTACGCTATTTGGTCTTTTTACCTTCGTGATTGGCAGGTTATCTATGTTAGTGCTTACTATAAAAGCACAACAAGAAGAGCGAATTAAAGTATAA
- a CDS encoding phosphatase PAP2 family protein, translated as MKTTITIILVCFLSVFCKAQTPIPSQTQDTLSILKLAVYDTKVMLKGIGHAYTGPLRWKKDDWIVAGTIAGGTALLYFVDDDVNNFFTKRSDDLPGVLDEAGERGGSPQVIYGLTAGTYLFGLFTKNQKVRRAGALMTSSAVTAGLLQTLLKASVGRSRPKNGEGKFAFNPYSGMPGFRSFPSGHTILSVTMAHAIAKQFDNTWVKVGVYALGSIAPLQRIWGGAHWLTDVALSAALSIVIVDSIDNYMNKSNVYPDGTKKNKITWNFNVGLGRAGISGTF; from the coding sequence TTGAAAACGACCATTACCATCATACTCGTTTGTTTCCTTTCTGTTTTTTGCAAAGCACAAACTCCTATTCCTTCTCAAACTCAAGACACTTTGAGTATTTTAAAACTTGCAGTGTACGACACCAAGGTGATGCTCAAAGGTATAGGCCACGCTTATACGGGACCACTACGATGGAAAAAAGATGACTGGATTGTAGCTGGTACTATTGCTGGAGGAACCGCACTACTCTATTTTGTAGATGATGATGTAAATAATTTTTTTACAAAAAGAAGTGATGACTTACCAGGAGTACTAGACGAGGCTGGAGAACGAGGCGGTAGTCCGCAGGTGATCTATGGACTGACGGCTGGAACTTATTTATTTGGGTTATTTACTAAGAATCAGAAGGTACGCAGAGCAGGAGCTTTGATGACATCATCGGCAGTTACGGCTGGGCTTTTACAAACTCTTCTCAAAGCCTCTGTAGGCAGAAGCAGACCAAAGAACGGTGAAGGCAAATTTGCATTTAACCCTTATAGTGGTATGCCAGGTTTTAGATCATTTCCTTCTGGACACACTATACTATCTGTTACGATGGCGCATGCAATCGCAAAGCAATTTGACAATACGTGGGTAAAAGTGGGCGTGTATGCCTTAGGATCTATTGCACCTTTACAAAGAATTTGGGGAGGAGCGCACTGGCTTACAGATGTTGCTCTTAGTGCTGCATTGAGTATTGTCATTGTAGATTCTATAGACAACTACATGAATAAAAGTAACGTCTATCCCGACGGAACTAAAAAGAATAAAATCACTTGGAATTTTAACGTGGGTCTAGGTCGAGCCGGGATTTCAGGTACTTTCTAA
- the lptB gene encoding LPS export ABC transporter ATP-binding protein: MKLRAENLMKSYKGRKVVKGISVEVNQGEIVGLLGPNGAGKTTSFYMIVGLVKPNGGNIYLEQQDITKYPMYKRAQNGIGYLAQEASVFRKLSIEDNILSVLQLTKLSKKEQLHKMEELIEEFSLGHIRKSRGDLLSGGERRRTEIARALATSPSFILLDEPFAGVDPVAVEDIQRIVAQLKDKNIGILITDHNVQETLAITDRTYLMFEGSILKHGEPEELAADEMVRKVYLGQNFELRKKKLFT; encoded by the coding sequence ATGAAACTACGCGCTGAAAATTTAATGAAATCCTATAAAGGCCGAAAGGTGGTTAAAGGAATTTCTGTAGAGGTAAATCAAGGAGAGATTGTAGGATTACTAGGCCCTAACGGAGCTGGAAAAACTACTTCCTTCTACATGATAGTAGGTCTTGTAAAGCCTAATGGTGGTAATATCTACCTAGAACAGCAAGATATTACAAAGTATCCCATGTACAAGCGTGCTCAGAATGGAATAGGTTATCTCGCGCAAGAGGCATCTGTTTTTAGAAAACTAAGCATTGAGGATAACATATTAAGTGTTTTACAACTCACAAAACTCTCAAAGAAAGAGCAACTTCATAAAATGGAGGAACTCATAGAAGAGTTTAGCTTAGGTCATATACGTAAAAGCCGTGGTGATTTACTTTCTGGAGGTGAACGTCGCCGTACAGAAATTGCAAGAGCACTAGCAACCTCACCATCTTTTATATTACTAGATGAACCTTTTGCCGGTGTAGACCCTGTTGCAGTAGAAGATATACAGCGCATCGTAGCCCAGCTAAAAGATAAAAACATAGGAATTCTTATTACCGATCATAATGTTCAAGAAACACTTGCCATTACAGATCGTACTTACTTAATGTTTGAAGGAAGTATCCTTAAACATGGAGAACCAGAAGAACTTGCAGCAGATGAGATGGTACGTAAAGTATATCTAGGTCAAAACTTTGAGCTACGCAAGAAAAAACTATTTACCTAA
- a CDS encoding carboxymuconolactone decarboxylase family protein yields the protein MSNNIIDDFNSYRSTMNDKILADNNKIVKRIFNLDTNAFSEGALNKKTKELLGLVASTVLRCDDCIKYHLESCHDEGVTKEEVMETLGIGTLVGGTIVIPHLRRAYEFWEALDERKAGK from the coding sequence ATGAGCAATAATATTATAGACGATTTTAATAGTTACCGTTCTACAATGAACGATAAAATCCTTGCCGATAATAATAAAATCGTCAAGCGTATTTTCAATCTAGACACAAATGCCTTTTCTGAAGGTGCTTTAAATAAAAAGACTAAAGAGCTTTTAGGTCTTGTAGCCTCTACCGTTCTAAGATGTGATGATTGTATAAAATATCACTTAGAAAGCTGTCACGATGAAGGCGTAACAAAAGAAGAAGTAATGGAAACATTAGGCATAGGAACTCTAGTGGGTGGTACTATTGTAATACCTCACCTGCGCCGTGCTTATGAATTTTGGGAAGCACTAGACGAGAGAAAAGCAGGTAAATAA
- the tatC gene encoding twin-arginine translocase subunit TatC, with the protein MAKKVKKHPDEMSFLDHLEELRWHLIRATLAVVIIGTVAFIFKGTLFEIIFGPQNPDFVSYDILCKISQFFGAEKGCIADGDMDFIIQSRKVAGQFSAAIWTSIMAGVVIGFPYILYEFWKFISPGLYENERRSSKGFIVVASFLFFLGAAFGYFVVAPLSINFLATFKISDAVQNEFDIDSFIGLVRASVLASGFIFELPIIMYFLTKIGLVTPEFLKKNRKYALVIVLILAAIITPPDISTQVIVAVPIIILYEVSIFISRGVIRREKRRLKKQGLA; encoded by the coding sequence ATGGCAAAAAAAGTAAAAAAACATCCAGATGAGATGTCCTTCCTTGATCACTTGGAAGAATTAAGATGGCACTTAATAAGAGCTACACTTGCTGTGGTTATTATAGGTACTGTTGCTTTTATATTTAAAGGAACTCTTTTTGAAATTATTTTTGGACCTCAAAATCCAGACTTCGTTTCTTATGACATACTCTGTAAAATCTCTCAATTTTTTGGAGCAGAAAAAGGATGTATTGCAGATGGTGATATGGATTTTATCATCCAGAGTAGAAAAGTAGCTGGCCAGTTTAGCGCAGCTATATGGACTTCTATCATGGCCGGAGTTGTAATAGGTTTTCCATATATATTGTATGAGTTTTGGAAATTTATATCTCCAGGACTCTATGAAAATGAGCGTAGATCTAGTAAAGGCTTTATTGTAGTTGCCTCTTTTCTATTCTTTCTAGGAGCAGCATTTGGATACTTTGTGGTAGCACCACTATCTATTAATTTCTTGGCAACTTTCAAGATATCTGACGCGGTTCAAAATGAATTTGATATCGATTCTTTTATAGGACTTGTAAGAGCATCTGTGTTAGCCTCTGGATTTATATTCGAATTACCTATCATCATGTATTTTCTTACCAAAATAGGTCTTGTTACTCCAGAATTCCTAAAAAAGAATCGCAAGTACGCATTAGTTATTGTATTAATTTTGGCGGCAATTATAACGCCTCCAGATATTTCAACGCAAGTAATCGTTGCCGTACCTATTATTATATTATACGAAGTAAGTATTTTTATTTCTAGAGGTGTTATCAGAAGAGAAAAACGCCGACTCAAGAAACAAGGACTTGCATAA
- a CDS encoding SIS domain-containing protein has product MNNFQQIIASAQKTIHIEQTAIANLSSLIDEEFAQAVQAIYKSKGRVVITGIGKSAIIAQKIVATLNSTGTPALFMHAADAIHGDLGSILIDDIVICISKSGNTPEIKVLVPLIKKTENTLIAITANRDSFLGKEADYILHANTEEEACPNNLAPTTSTTVQLVLGDAVAVALLDLRGFTESDFARYHPGGALGKRLYLTVHDICATHENPQVTPDASIKEVIIEITNKMLGVTAVVLNGVIQGIITDGDLRRMLSKNDSLDGLTAAAIMSATPKTVRHDAMAIDAKEILEAHNITQLLVEKDGNYAGVVHIHDLIKEGIA; this is encoded by the coding sequence TTGAACAACTTCCAGCAAATCATTGCTAGCGCACAGAAAACCATTCATATTGAGCAAACTGCGATTGCAAATCTTAGTTCATTAATAGACGAAGAATTTGCTCAAGCAGTACAAGCCATCTATAAATCTAAGGGCAGAGTGGTCATTACCGGCATAGGTAAGAGTGCAATTATTGCTCAAAAAATCGTTGCTACCTTAAATAGTACAGGAACTCCTGCATTATTTATGCATGCAGCAGATGCTATTCATGGAGATTTAGGAAGCATATTAATAGATGATATTGTAATCTGCATATCAAAAAGCGGAAACACCCCAGAGATAAAAGTCCTTGTACCTCTTATTAAAAAGACAGAAAATACGCTCATTGCAATTACTGCAAACAGAGATTCCTTTTTAGGTAAAGAAGCAGACTATATTTTACATGCTAACACAGAAGAAGAAGCATGCCCTAATAATCTCGCACCTACCACAAGCACCACTGTACAGCTCGTACTAGGTGATGCTGTAGCTGTTGCTTTGCTAGATTTGAGAGGATTTACAGAAAGTGACTTTGCAAGATACCACCCAGGTGGCGCGCTAGGTAAGAGATTGTATCTTACTGTTCATGATATTTGCGCTACTCATGAAAACCCACAAGTAACGCCAGATGCAAGTATCAAGGAGGTGATCATTGAGATTACTAATAAAATGCTTGGTGTAACCGCTGTTGTGCTCAACGGAGTTATCCAAGGAATTATAACCGACGGCGACTTGCGTCGCATGCTCTCAAAAAATGATTCACTTGACGGTCTCACCGCTGCCGCAATCATGAGTGCTACACCAAAAACTGTACGTCATGATGCTATGGCGATTGATGCAAAAGAAATTTTAGAAGCACATAATATCACCCAGTTATTAGTTGAAAAAGATGGAAACTATGCTGGAGTTGTTCACATACACGATCTTATAAAAGAAGGAATCGCATAA
- a CDS encoding RecQ family ATP-dependent DNA helicase, whose translation MGTRQIDLHEELKRYFGFSQFKGLQEEVIRSIVGGNHSFVIMPTGGGKSLCYQLPALIAEGTAIVVSPLIALMKNQVDALRGISQEEGIAHVLNSSLTKGEIKKVKEDITNGVTKLLYVAPESLTKEENVEFLRGVTVSFLAIDEAHCISEWGHDFRPEYRNLRKIIGRIGDNIPIIAVTATATPKVQEDILKNLGITDANTFKASFNRPNLYYEVRPKTAQVDADIIRFVKQNEGKSGIIYCLARKRVEELAQTLQVNGLKAVPYHAGLDAKTRVRHQDMFLMEDVDVVVATIAFGMGIDKPDVRFVIHHDIPKSIESYYQETGRAGRDGGEGHCLAFYAYKDIEKLEKFMSGKPVAEQEIGHALLQEVVAFAETSMSRRKFILHYFGEEFDNATGEGGMLDDNMRNPKKQHEAKEELVKVLSVIRDTNEIYKSKEIVLTLRGKENAIISSHKTHEQPFFGIGHDQKKEYWFALIRQALVAGYIKKDIETYGVVKMTSQGLDYIENPVSFMMTDDHVFDANSDNAIVSAQKAGAGADKKLLEMLKDLRKKVAKKLDVPPFVVFQDPSLEDMSIKYPVSVEELGNVHGVGDGKAKKYGKEFVALIDRYVSDNEILRPDDLVVKSTGANSGLKLYIIQNVDRKLPLDDLASAKGKDMADFIKEMEAIVFSGTRLNIDYWINDILDEDQQEELHDYFMEAETDKIEVAMEEFDGDYEDEELRLYRIKFMSEVAN comes from the coding sequence ATGGGGACAAGGCAAATAGACTTACACGAAGAACTTAAAAGATATTTTGGCTTTAGTCAGTTCAAGGGTCTGCAGGAAGAAGTTATAAGAAGCATCGTAGGTGGTAATCACAGTTTTGTGATTATGCCCACAGGAGGTGGAAAATCATTATGTTATCAGTTACCTGCACTTATTGCAGAGGGTACTGCTATTGTGGTATCGCCACTTATAGCATTAATGAAAAACCAAGTAGATGCACTTAGAGGTATCTCTCAAGAAGAGGGCATAGCTCATGTACTTAATAGCTCGCTTACTAAAGGAGAGATAAAAAAAGTAAAAGAAGATATTACTAATGGAGTAACAAAACTCTTGTACGTGGCTCCCGAGTCACTTACTAAAGAAGAAAACGTCGAGTTTTTAAGAGGAGTTACTGTTTCTTTTCTGGCTATAGATGAAGCACACTGTATCTCAGAGTGGGGACATGATTTTAGACCAGAATACCGTAACCTACGTAAGATTATAGGTAGAATAGGTGATAATATCCCAATTATAGCGGTAACCGCTACTGCTACTCCAAAAGTGCAAGAGGATATTCTTAAAAACTTAGGGATTACAGATGCAAATACTTTTAAGGCGTCATTTAACAGACCTAATCTATATTACGAGGTAAGACCTAAAACGGCACAAGTAGATGCAGATATTATTCGTTTTGTAAAACAAAACGAAGGTAAGAGTGGTATTATATATTGCCTCGCGCGTAAGCGTGTAGAAGAGTTAGCGCAAACATTACAAGTAAACGGACTTAAAGCTGTACCATATCACGCAGGACTCGATGCAAAAACACGAGTGAGGCATCAAGATATGTTCTTGATGGAAGATGTGGATGTGGTGGTTGCTACCATAGCTTTTGGGATGGGAATTGATAAGCCAGATGTGAGATTTGTTATACATCATGACATTCCTAAAAGTATAGAGAGTTACTATCAAGAAACTGGTAGAGCGGGAAGAGATGGAGGAGAAGGACATTGTCTTGCTTTTTATGCGTATAAGGACATAGAGAAGCTTGAGAAATTCATGAGTGGTAAGCCTGTTGCCGAACAAGAAATAGGTCATGCCTTGCTTCAAGAAGTAGTAGCTTTTGCAGAGACGAGTATGTCTAGGCGTAAATTTATACTTCACTATTTTGGAGAAGAGTTTGATAACGCCACTGGAGAAGGAGGAATGCTTGATGATAATATGCGTAATCCTAAAAAGCAACATGAGGCAAAAGAAGAGCTTGTAAAAGTATTATCTGTAATACGAGATACTAATGAAATTTATAAAAGTAAAGAGATTGTTCTTACGTTAAGAGGGAAGGAAAATGCTATTATCAGTTCGCATAAAACGCATGAGCAGCCATTTTTCGGTATAGGTCATGACCAGAAAAAAGAATACTGGTTTGCCCTTATACGCCAAGCTCTAGTTGCAGGATATATAAAGAAGGACATTGAGACTTATGGTGTTGTAAAAATGACATCACAAGGTCTAGATTATATAGAGAACCCTGTTTCATTTATGATGACAGATGATCATGTATTTGATGCAAATAGCGATAATGCGATCGTATCTGCTCAAAAAGCAGGAGCCGGAGCCGATAAGAAGCTCCTGGAAATGCTCAAAGACTTGCGTAAAAAAGTAGCCAAGAAACTTGATGTGCCGCCATTCGTGGTTTTTCAAGATCCTTCACTAGAGGATATGTCTATTAAATATCCTGTAAGTGTTGAAGAACTGGGTAATGTACATGGAGTAGGTGATGGTAAGGCAAAAAAATACGGAAAAGAATTTGTAGCGCTTATCGATAGGTATGTTTCTGATAATGAAATTTTAAGACCAGATGATCTCGTAGTAAAAAGTACAGGAGCAAATAGCGGATTGAAATTATACATTATCCAAAACGTAGATCGCAAATTACCACTGGATGACCTCGCCTCTGCAAAAGGTAAGGATATGGCAGACTTCATTAAAGAGATGGAGGCAATCGTTTTCAGCGGTACGCGTCTTAATATAGACTACTGGATTAACGATATACTGGACGAGGATCAACAAGAGGAGCTTCATGATTACTTTATGGAGGCAGAGACAGATAAAATCGAAGTTGCTATGGAAGAATTTGATGGTGATTATGAAGACGAGGAGCTTCGTTTGTATAGAATTAAATTCATGAGTGAGGTGGCAAATTAA